The following proteins come from a genomic window of Plectropomus leopardus isolate mb chromosome 11, YSFRI_Pleo_2.0, whole genome shotgun sequence:
- the hsf4 gene encoding heat shock factor protein 4: protein MQESPGAMGVDGSYASNVPAFLTKLWTLVEDPDTNHLICWSATGTSFHVFDQGRFAKEVLPKYFKHNNMASFVRQLNMYGFRKVVNIEQSGLVKPERDDTEFQHLYFLQGHEHMLEHIKRKVSIVKSEETKVRQEDLSKLLYEVQLLRTQQDNMECQMQDMKQQNEVLWREVVSLRQNHTQQQKVMNKLIQFLFSQMQSNTPSTVGLKRKLPLMLDDGSPSPPASKFSHSHPIEPMHEPFYIQSPSSDTASCSTSGLTGGPIISDVTDMSQASMALQMQTDETREKCMMLIKEEPVSPGVRGGGKGGSVGGGEAVALTSSCEVCSSEPPVLPVAMVQSVLEGRGSVASMVERRSKRPALDRVEVSDAVENVDMSLEELQQLLLRSHQQNTVEAGTSAVMDPFSLSLPLTEWNFTEMESNLKSYMFQNQEAEAFPATGCEEQ, encoded by the exons ATGCAAGAGTCTCCAGGTGCTATGGGAGTAGATGGCAGCTACGCCAGCAATGTTCCAGCCTTTCTCACCAAGCTGTGGACCCTGGTGGAGGATCCAGATACCAACCACCTCATCTGCTGGAGCGCT ACCGGGACAAGTTTCCATGTGTTTGACCAGGGACGCTTTGCCAAGGAAGTTCTGCCAAAATACTTCAAACACAATAACATGGCGAGCTTTGTTCGACAGCTCAACATGT ACGGTTTCCGTAAGGTGGTGAACATTGAGCAGAGCGGCCTGGTGAAGCCTGAGAGAGACGACACAGAGTTCCAACATCTCTACTTCCTCCAGGGACACGAACACATGCTGGAGCACATCAAGAGGAAG GTGTCCATAGTGAAGAGTGAGGAGACCAAAGTTCGTCAGGAGGACCTCAGTAAACTGCTGTATGAAGTCCAGCTCCTCAGAACACAACAGGACAACATGGAGTGTCAGATGCAGGACATGAAACA GCAGAATGAAGTGCTTTGGAGAGAGGTGGTGTCACTGAGACAGAAtcacacacagcaacagaaagtcATGAACAAG CTGATTCAGTTTCTGTTCAGCCAGATGCAGTCCAACACACCCAGCACTGTCGGACTAAAGAGAAAGCT GCCCCTGATGTTGGACGATGGTTCTCCCAGCCCTCCTGCATCCAAGTTCAGCCATAGTCACCCAATAGAGCCCATGCATGAGCCCTTCTACATCCAGTCG ccaTCCAGTGATACCGCTTCTTGCTCTACTAGTGGGCTGACAGGAGGACCAATTATTTCAGATGTTACTGACATGTCTCAGGCCAGTATGGCCCTGCAGATGCAGACTGATGAGACCAG GGAGAAGTGCATGATGCTCATCAAAGAGGAGCCTGTGAGTCCaggagtgagaggaggagggaaaggagGCAGCGTAGGCGGAGGAGAGGCTGTTGCGTTGACCTCCTCCTGTGAGGTGTGCTCCTCAGAACCTCCTGTCCTCCCTGTTGCAATGGTCCAGTCTGTTTTGGAGGGGAGGGGCTCTGTGGCCTCAATGGTGGAGAGAAGGAGTAAGAGACCAGCCCTGGACAG AGTGGAAGTTTCAGATGCAGTGGAGAATGTGGATATGagcctggaggagctgcagcagctgctgctcaggAGCCATCAGCAGAATACTGTGGAAGCCGGGACCAGCGCTGTTATGGAT ccCTTCAGTTTAAGCCTGCCTCTGACTGAGTGGAACTTCACAGAGATGGAGTCCAACCTCAAATCA TACATGTTCCAGAACCAGGAAGCGGAGGCTTTTCCAGCTACTGGCTGCGAGGAACAGTGA